One window of the Populus nigra chromosome 4, ddPopNigr1.1, whole genome shotgun sequence genome contains the following:
- the LOC133691539 gene encoding 3-hydroxy-3-methylglutaryl-coenzyme A reductase 1-like, whose translation MRMDSRRLPPKSSRTTSSNGGGPLHHHQKRPAPSVDNRSPSPTPKASDALPLPLYLTNAIFFTLFFSVAYYLLHRWREKIRDSTPLHVVTFPEIAAIVSLMASFIYLLGFFGIDFVQSFITRPSHDAWDLEDTDNPNYLINEDHRLVTCPPPVNVPPISKLPNPEPIITPLASVEDEEIVKSVTEGTLPSYSLESKLGDCKRAAVIRREALQRTTGRSLEGLPIDGFDYDSILGQCCEMPVGYVQIPVGIAGPLLLNGMEYMVPMATTEGCLVASTNRGCKAMSASGGATSVVLADGMTRAPVVRFETAKRASELKLFLEDPDNFDTLSIVFNRSSRFARLQGIKCSMAGKNLYMRFKCSTGDAMGMNMVSKGVQNVLDFLQNDFHDMEVIGISGNFCSDKKPAAVNWIEGRGKSVVCEAIIREEIVKKVLKTSVASLVELNMLKNLAGSAVAGALGGFNAHASNIVSAIFIATGQDPAQNIESSHCITMMEAVNNGKDLHISVTMPSIEVGTVGGGTQLASQSGCLNLLGVKGASKESPGSNSRLLATIVAGSVLAGELSLMAAIAQGQLVKSHMKYNRSSKDISKAAS comes from the exons ATGCGGATGGACTCCCGCCGCCTGCCACCTAAATCATCACGCACCACGTCCTCTAACGGCGGCGGTCCTCTCCACCATCACCAGAAGCGACCTGCTCCTTCCGTCGACAACCGCTCTCCATCACCGACACCGAAAGCATCAGACGCGCTTCCCCTCCCTCTCTACCTGACAAACGCCATTTTCTTCACGCTTTTCTTCTCCGTAGCCTACTACCTCCTCCACCGGTGGCGTGAAAAGATCCGTGACTCTACGCCACTCCATGTCGTTACTTTCCCCGAAATCGCCGCCATTGTTTCCCTAATGGCTTCCTTTATTTACCTTTTAGGATTTTTTGGAATCGATTTTGTTCAATCATTCATCACGCGCCCTTCTCACGACGCTTGGGATTTGGAAGATACCGACAATCCTAACTACCTCATCAACGAAGATCACCGTCTGGTTACCTGCCCTCCGCCAGTAAACGTCCCTCCCATTtccaaattacccaatcctgagcCAATAATTACACCTTTAGCCTCCGTGGAAGATGAAGAAATCGTTAAATCCGTCACAGAAGGAACATTGCCTTCATATTCGCTTGAATCAAAGCTTGGTGATTGTAAACGAGCAGCTGTGATTCGACGGGAGGCGTTGCAGAGGACAACTGGGAGATCTCTAGAGGGTCTACCTATTGATGGATTTGATTATGATTCAATTTTAGGACAGTGCTGCGAAATGCCGGTGGGCTACGTCCAGATTCCGGTGGGGATTGCCGGCCCTTTGTTGCTGAATGGGATGGAGTATATGGTCCCAATGGCAACGACAGAGGGTTGTTTGGTTGCAAGTACGAACAGAGGGTGTAAGGCAATGTCCGCTTCCGGTGGGGCTACTAGTGTTGTGTTGGCAGATGGGATGACTAGGGCTCCTGTTGTTAGATTCGAGACGGCGAAACGAGCCTCGGAATTGAAGTTGTTCTTGGAGGATCCTGATAACTTTGATACCTTGTCCATTGTTTTTAACAG GTCGAGTAGGTTTGCGAGGCTTCAAGGAATTAAATGCTCTATGGCTGGGAAGAATCTTTATATGCGATTTAAATGTAGTACCGGGGATGCAATGGGGATGAACATGGTCTCTAAAGGGGTTCAGAATGTGCTTGATTTCCTTCAGAACGATTTCCATGACATGGAAGTTATTGGCATTTCTG gtaatttttgttCGGACAAGAAACCTGCGGCTGTAAACTGGATTGAAGGACGTGGGAAATCGGTTGTTTGTGAGGCAATTATCAGGGAAGAGATAGTCAAGAAGGTGTTGAAAACAAGTGTTGCTTCCCTTGTGGAGCTCAACATGCTCAAGAATCTTGCTGGTTCTGCTGTTGCTGGTGCTCTTGGTGGATTTAATGCCCATGCCAGCAATATTGTCTCTGCAATCTTCATAGCCACTGGCCAGGATCCAGCACAGAATATTGAGAGTTCTCACTGCATTACCATGATGGAAGCTGTTAACAACGGAAAGGATCTTCACATCTCTGTGACTATGCCTAGCATTGAG GTGGGTACAGTTGGAGGTGGAACTCAACTTGCATCGCAATCCGGCTGCCTGAATCTACTTGGTGTCAAGGGTGCAAGCAAAGAGTCACCTGGCTCAAACTCAAGACTCTTGGCTACCATAGTAGCTGGTTCAGTTTTAGCCGGGGAGCTCTCTCTAATGGCTGCCATTGCACAAGGGCAGCTTGTCAAGAGCCACATGAAATACAACAGATCGAGCAAAGACATATCCAAAGCTGCATCTTAG